From bacterium:
CATCGAAAGGAGCTGCCGCCGCAGGGGTCCCAGCTCCTCCGACGCCCGGTCCAGCACGTCCCCGTTCGCGTCGATCGCCTGCTCGACCGCCTCGGCGAGGTCGCGCAGCGGGGGGATCCCGTTCGCGTGATGGGCCAGCCGCGGGTACCTTCCCCGCCGGTCCTCGAAGAACCGGCGGACCCGCTCCCCGGCGCGCGCCGTCCTTCCGATCCGCAGCAGTTCCATCGGGGAGAGGGAGGCGCCCTTCCCCGCTTTCTCCAGCTCCCCGCGGATCTCCTTCACCCCGTCCAGCGGAAGGGCGCCGTCCTGAAGAAGCATCCGCCGGCCGTCGCGGTTCTCCTCGAGCGACGCGCGGATGGCGTCGAGGTCCGTCCCGGGGGAGAGCGCCGCGCACAGGCCGCGCCCCGGCTCCGAGGAGGCGTGGGCGGACAGCCGGGCCGTGATCTTCCCCCATTCGAGCGCCGACAAGGCGGCTTCCCATGGCGATGCGTACAACGTCTCTCGCTCTCCTTTCAGCGGGACACTCTTGGTTCAAACCCGGGTGAAAGGGATAGAGTGTCCTGCGCCGGTTCGGCTTCATTATAATCGGATCGTGATAGCATGGTCCCCGATTCCCCGGCACGGAGGCGCGCGACATCCCCCCCTTGGAAGGCGCACATCTCATCCTGTTCTGGCTCGCGCTGGTCGCGTACGGCGTGGAGGCCGGTTTCCGCCTCGCCGGCGTCGCACCGCCGTCCGCGTGGAGGAGCCCGATGTTCGCCGGCGTCCTCCTGCACGCCGCGTTCCTCGGGATGCGGTGGGGCCTCTCGGGCCACGCCCCCATGGCCGGGCTCTTCGAGTCGCTCACCGTCTTCTCCTTCTGCTGCGCGGCCGCGGGGCTGATCCTGTGCGAGTCGGAGGAAACGGCGCCGGCGTGGAAGCCGCTCTCGATCCTCGTGCTGCTTCCGCAGGCCGGGGCGGCGCTGATCGACAAGCGGATGACTCCCATGGTTCCGGCGCTCGACACGCCGTGGTTCGCCTCCCACGTCGGCCTCTCCTTCCTCGGGTACGGCTTCTTCGCCGCGGGGCTCGCGCTGGGGATCGTCTACCTGCGGGGCGGCGGCGACGCGGTCTACCGGGCGGCGGGACGATCCGCGCTGTACGGGTTCTCCGCCTTCTCGGCGGGGATGGTGTGCGGGGGGATCTGGGCATACTACGCCTGGGGATCGTACTGGATCTGGACGCCGAAGGAGATCTGGTCGGTGATCGTCTGGATCTACTTCGCGGCGCTGACGCATCTCAAGTTCATCCCCGAACAGGCGGGGTGGCCCGGGTGGACGAAGCGGCTCGAGATGGGGGCCACCGCGGCGGGGTACGGCGTCGTCCTGCTCACCTTCCTCGGCGTCAGCCTCCTGCTGCGCAGCTCCCACTCCTTCTGATGGGCGTCCCCGGATGACGGCGCTCTGGGGTTTTCTCGTATCCCTCAAGACGTGCGCGTGGGCG
This genomic window contains:
- the ccsA gene encoding cytochrome c biogenesis protein CcsA, which gives rise to MEGAHLILFWLALVAYGVEAGFRLAGVAPPSAWRSPMFAGVLLHAAFLGMRWGLSGHAPMAGLFESLTVFSFCCAAAGLILCESEETAPAWKPLSILVLLPQAGAALIDKRMTPMVPALDTPWFASHVGLSFLGYGFFAAGLALGIVYLRGGGDAVYRAAGRSALYGFSAFSAGMVCGGIWAYYAWGSYWIWTPKEIWSVIVWIYFAALTHLKFIPEQAGWPGWTKRLEMGATAAGYGVVLLTFLGVSLLLRSSHSF